In Trueperaceae bacterium, a single genomic region encodes these proteins:
- a CDS encoding peptidase M20: MSNWKHYLDDNQDRFLQDLIDFVGIPSISSSQEHFSDVVRAAEWVANRLTKSGIDNVEILPTGNHPIVYGEHLETNEMPTVLIYGHFDVQPVDPIELWDHPPFEPHLSNGRLYGRGATDDKGSMLIPILAVEALLATEEVLPVNLKFLFEGQEEIGSPDLLDFLTAQRERLACDLVISADGMQWDVNNPAIWVGLKGLCSLEIDVRGANQDLHSGIHGGMVQNPIHVLADLIASLRNSEGKITIEGFYDSVLDLTEGDRKRMALVPFSAEDEAKRLGINSLVSEPGYTPQEHAWARPTVEVNGIWGGYQGDGTKTVLPNTAHAKITCRLVPNQNPIETIEAIQQHLESRVPPGVTVSVKPGREGASPYRISTNHPGNEIAHTVLEEVYGKEPYYVWTGGTIPFCALMLQQLGVYTVNFGFQLEDEQLHAPNEFMRLANFHRGQNAYIRLLQTIGEKGLSVK; this comes from the coding sequence CACTATCTAGACGATAATCAGGACCGCTTCTTGCAAGACTTAATTGATTTTGTTGGGATACCGAGCATCTCGAGCTCCCAGGAACATTTCTCTGATGTCGTTAGAGCTGCCGAATGGGTTGCCAATAGATTAACAAAAAGTGGAATTGACAATGTCGAAATATTACCGACTGGCAACCATCCAATCGTTTACGGAGAACACCTGGAAACAAACGAAATGCCGACAGTGCTTATTTATGGGCACTTCGATGTCCAACCTGTTGACCCAATAGAACTGTGGGATCACCCACCATTTGAGCCCCATCTCTCTAACGGGCGGCTATATGGACGGGGAGCAACTGACGATAAAGGTAGCATGCTTATTCCCATATTGGCAGTGGAGGCATTATTAGCAACGGAGGAAGTATTACCAGTCAATCTCAAGTTCTTATTTGAGGGGCAAGAAGAGATCGGAAGCCCAGATCTGTTGGATTTCCTAACAGCTCAAAGAGAACGCCTCGCCTGCGACCTAGTGATAAGTGCCGACGGAATGCAGTGGGATGTCAATAACCCAGCTATCTGGGTCGGACTGAAAGGTCTCTGCTCACTGGAAATAGATGTGAGGGGTGCCAACCAAGACCTCCACTCAGGCATCCATGGAGGAATGGTACAAAACCCCATACATGTACTCGCTGACCTTATTGCCAGCTTGCGCAATTCTGAAGGTAAGATCACCATCGAAGGTTTTTACGATAGTGTTTTGGACCTTACAGAAGGGGATCGTAAAAGGATGGCTTTGGTTCCTTTTTCAGCAGAAGATGAGGCCAAACGCCTGGGTATTAATTCCCTCGTTTCTGAACCAGGCTACACTCCTCAGGAACATGCTTGGGCACGACCCACAGTTGAGGTTAATGGCATCTGGGGCGGTTATCAAGGTGACGGCACCAAGACGGTACTTCCCAACACAGCGCACGCCAAAATTACTTGTCGATTAGTTCCGAATCAGAATCCGATCGAAACGATAGAAGCGATTCAACAACACCTAGAATCACGTGTGCCACCGGGCGTGACCGTGTCAGTAAAACCAGGTCGCGAAGGTGCTAGTCCATACCGGATTTCCACAAACCATCCTGGAAACGAAATCGCCCACACTGTGCTTGAAGAAGTTTACGGTAAGGAACCGTATTACGTTTGGACAGGAGGCACCATCCCATTTTGCGCATTGATGCTCCAACAACTAGGCGTTTACACGGTCAACTTTGGCTTCCAGCTAGAAGATGAACAACTCCACGCACCTAATGAATTTATGCGACTTGCTAATTTCCATCGAGGTCAAAATGCTTACATCCGTCTACTACAAACCATTGGCGAAAAAGGCCTAAGCGTGAAGTGA